The Pithys albifrons albifrons isolate INPA30051 chromosome 4, PitAlb_v1, whole genome shotgun sequence genome segment TAAATAGTGCAATAGTGTCTGCACAAAGTtcagtgtcccttccacagaGGATCAACCCTACTACCAACTGCAGGTACCTGCACCTCGGAGGCCAGGATACAGAGATACTTTCGAGCCAATTTGTTTATTCATCTGCCCTTGTCACAATATGATGGTTACAACAGTGATTATGAAATAACTAAATTTTGTTTGCCAAAGTAGGAGTACTCCGAAGAAAACTGAGAGCAAATAAAGAGTAGTTTCACACTTTTTGCCTCAAATAGTTTCAGTAGAGTACTTCCTCATTAACTATGAAAATAGTTACCATGCAAGGTAAGTGCAATGGCATTTCCACTGATGGCATCTAAGAGTTTTCAATGTTGTTTTCCTTATACAAGTAAAGATATGCCTAGTGACTAAAACATGGCCTCTGCTTCACAGTTTTACTCCATTTCTATTCAGCATCTGTTCTTTTAACAGTGACTTGACATTATCAAAAAGCTACTGTATTAGTAAACAAAAGAGATGGGGTGGAGGGTGAggaataaataaacaaaaaaataagcagcacaggctgctgaaaagctgaagctttttcctgaaggacaccagagggaaaaggcactGGATGTCCCTGGCTTTGTAAACTCTGCAAGACAAGACTCTGCGAACAAATTAGTCAGCAATGGAGTGTCCAGCAGCCAGACATTTCAGAGAGGGACAAGGCCACTGGAACAGCACGCTCTGAGGCATCATCCATAAACTGGTGAAGCAAGGCAGTGCACGACCTGGAATAAAGACTGTAACCCAAAAACTAGTTGTGCTACATGATGCTTTTACTGTGTCAAGAtactaaaaaaaacaaaaccaaacaaacaaaaaaccaaacaactacATAAACCCCAATGAAGCAATACCTAAAGCATTCTTACCTGCCCTTTTGCATCCTCTGGCATAGATTTGATATGCATCCTTTTAAGACATCGGATGACACCATCATAGAACTGCACTGTGAATGTTCCTAGAAAATGATTATGTCATCACTATGAGTAGTTAAGAAACAAACACACCCTGTTACTACAAAAGCTTTAGCAAAATGTTTTGTAGGCTGTACGAGCAGAGTAACCAGGTGTCACCAATAGTTGAGATGtagattttcaaagaaaagaatattattGCTCTCTGTTCAATTGGACAATTTCATGCACGTTTAAGCTATTGAGTCACTTTGGCTCATAATTCATTGAAAGAATTATGTAATATTTAAGGTTCCACACTaggaaaataattcaatttacaaccaaatcttcatttgctttACGCTACAGTTAAAACTGCCAACTTCTACTCATGTTCATTAGAAATATCACCATTGTGAAGTATTTCATTTAATGTGCTCCTCTTTATTTCCCcacttttgttgtttttcttcaacAAACAGAACTaaacatgaaaatttaaatatgTCATTAGCCCAAATCAACAATTGTACAAAATATTCCTGTGACTGTGCAGCGGATCTTCTGATCACTGATACAAAAACACTAAGCATTTTGTCCTCTAggaaaaattctaatttttaaatttcatacaAAGACTAACCTCATACTATTTTGATAAATTTTCACTTAATATTTAGGCAGTGAGGAAAACTTTATAAGCATAACCCTTTATTAAGCAGACTAAATCTACAGCATAATATATGCAAACAGACCTTACCTATGGaccatacatgcatacataccCTCTTTATTAATTGCTTCAATCTTTGCAGGGTAGTATCGACAGTCTGTCCAACGAGCCAGGACTTCTTCTCCAGGTTTAAAATCCTATTTTATACAAATTTAGTCATTAATATTTAACTAATTTAGGTATTTTTCCCTAAAAAGAATTAAACATTAAGAGCTAGAGATATTTAATGTAGGAAAACAGGCAGGAGAGTCGACAAACATCTAAGACAAAAATAAGTCTGCCACTTACAACAAATTCTTCATCATCTTTCAGGCCCTCTTTCCTCAATGCTGGTCGCTCCAGAGGTCGCAACCTATTGCTGTCCCAGTAAATCCACTCATCATAGCGGTGACTCCAGCGTTCAAAATGGACCAACATCTTCCCCTCTTCATAATCTATCTTCTCAATACGGGATGGATACCTGCAATGATAAACATAAACTGATAAATCTCAAAGGTTTGTTTcttgttagggttagggttacaaCAGTGCCTTGTGCTGAGAACTGTCcaagtttgaaaaaaattagttacTAAACTGATAACCTTCAGTTAAAGAGTTGATATACATCAGTAAAAATGGGAATGAGGCAGAATTCACCTCCTTCTGCCTTTCACAAACATATTGAAACAGATCGAAAAGTGCAAAGAATCTCCTATGATAAAGAAGTTAATTACATCATTAATTCTTTTACCAGAGTTTGTATTAGGGATGATCTGAAGTCAACAAAGcaagtactgaaaaaaaaagaccacagCCAAAGGACAGCTGCCTTTAACTTTCACAACAAATTCCAACAGGTAGAAAAGCAACTGACATATACAGGAACCCTGACAGCATTATCAGTTTTGAATACTGACCGAGTTGTTAAAGGAGTTTCTAACACTATGTTCAGACTAAAATAGAAGTTTTCAACAAGCACAGGCTTTCCTTATTTCTTAGTGACTAGAACTGGGCACTTAAACAAAAAGTGTCAATCTcaattttctccttcctttcttcagtCCTACTTCTTAACTGCAGTGATGTATACAGCTTCccaacatttaaatatttcaggagctgctgaTTAAGAAAAACTCTGATTTTCTAGGCTACTGCAGCCACATTTCACACTCACATCAGAATTCACAGACAGTTCAAGCTCTTGTTGCATTTCTCTCATCCACGCacttcagaaatgcaaaatattttcacagcCATTCTTTTAAGTTCCCAAATTCTTCTCactgcacttaaaaaaaatcccacaaagtCTTAGTCTAAAAATGCAGACTCATTTGCCATACTACTAACAAAATCTTTTTCAAGACACTTCATGGGTCTTCCTTCAGAGGAACAAGAAGATCAACCTCCCTTTCCCGTCTCAAGCAGACTGACAACATTCTAACAGGAATGGTGAAGCTGATGATATGCGGCAtcaaaacagaaagtaaaactCAGGTCAAACCTGAATTCTCCAGCAGCACCATTCTGGTTTAACTTTGAACAATCACATGCTGCTAAGTTTAGCATGCTGCTAATTTTATAATAGAATTCCTTACTAATTTTTTCATCTTCCCAAGTGTTCCAGTTTCAGATGTTTTACAACTAGACACCAAGTCTCACAATAAGCAGGAAGAGGAGCGAAGCAGAGCAAAAAGTAAAGTTACTGTTACGAGAGCAAACGTGTCAGTAACAATGCTACCCAAAGGAGCTCCAAACACCAGGATGACACAGAAAGTATTCAACAGGGGAGGAACAAAAAACACCAGGAAAGTAAGAGGATGGGAAGTTAATTTTCTAGCAATCAAAAAGAAGAGCTTGTGTTGCAGTAAGAAAGTGGAAGCCAAGAATGGTATTTTCTCAGCACAGTTGGAAATTTTAGGTTTATCAGATGCCAGACACCTAGTGATGCAAAACTATGGTTATTTTACAAAATTCAGGGCCAATCAGCTGAAAGACAGAATTCTCCTTTTCCTACAAATCTCCAATGCAAATACTTTGTTCCCATTATGGCACTTCCCTACAGCAGGTTCCCTTGTTATGGCTGGGAGCTTTCACTGGTCAGCAGCAACCAAGTCACCACTCCAAGCATTGTGTGAGAAGACAACAGAAGGGATAAACCAGGAAATTACAATACACTATCCTGGAAAGAGAAAACCTAGTAAGAGAGGGAAGTAAAATACAGAGCAGAGTTTTgagacaaatattttaaaattaaaatagttttaaagaaaattcagcaAGTCAAGATTCAAGACAGtaatatacatataaaataaaaagagtaaaGCTAGCATGAGTTACTAAAAGAAGATATGCAAAATATTAAGTCTCATTAGAGATTACTCTAGAGAGGAAATGCAGCACAACGTACTTATTGGTTAATTCCCTTTTGATAAAAGCAATTTCTGCaattaaaatctttttaaagcCCAAAATTCTGGTTTCACACAATTAACCTCATAATAACCATACTACACAACTATATTCTAATAATTTATGTTTCTCCCATGTATCTTAAGAGAGTGGTTGCAAGATGAACAGACAAAACATTCAACTCCAGTCCTCAGACATGGAACCAGCCAAGCCAGGTGCAATTCATTATTAGGCAACCCAAACACAACTTTGTATGGATTTAGCAACAAACTGTTACCCTCAGTATCCACTAAAATCAGCCACACAATGTGCCACAAATACATACAAACAGTAATAGTTCACAGTACCCATCCCACAGTGGAAAAGAGCAGAATATACATATTGCAGAATTTACTATTGCAAATTTTACACTGCACAGAAACATCTTTCTGGTGTTTTTGTACTTTTACTGAAAGTAATCactttcataaaataaaaaattattaatgaaGATGTTTACAGCTCATACACATGTGACATTTTATGTAGAAGTTGCATTGCAAAGTTTCAAAGTTACATTTGAAGAAGTGCTACAACGGGGGATACAAACATCATTCCTTACAGTACCAGAGCCTAAGGATGTCCAAGGCCAAAACAACCTTCCAGTCAGGTTAATTCCCCAGCAAGTACTGCACACTATGTGACCAGAATGAAACCTATATACAAATAGATTTTCTAACATTTCATGAGAACaagtcagaaaaatatattctaaaaaTTTGAGGGGAAAGTTacttttcacaaaacaaaaacaaataaaccaaacagACCTAACACACTGATATTCAATAATCAAAGTCTTCTTTTTGTGGGAGAAACAGTAACCTGCAAATTTTGGGTGTGTTTCTTTAACAGGATGCTGGAAAGAATATCTAATAATGGCACATGAAGTTTCATCCAAATTTAAGGGGTACttgttcttattttctaaaGGAAGAACAGGAGAATTGCTGTTAGCTGATGGTATCTACCCAGTTTACACACTTCATGCTCTCCATTCGCTGGTTCTAATCTTGGTGATTCCAAACCATTAGAATTATGCAATTTTTTTGAAAGCTTCAGAATTTAATATGGCTTACCAAATCTACACTGTGAAGCACTGGTCAGACAATAGTTTTCTAGCGTTCatatgagaaaaatgaaatgaaaactttgctttttcctttcttgacagcgtaaaaaaacccaaagcatttTCTCCAATGCACTCAACACACAGTAATAGCCACAGTGTTTTTCACTTTTACATTATCATCTTCCTTTTAATGCTTCAAAAGCGACCAAACGTGGTGAATTGCCTTGTGAAATGGGACAATATGTATTTCAAACTGtaaaaaagaatgcaaaaaCATGAGTAAATTTGCTCAAGTTTGCACCTACAAAGTCTACAGACACATACTTCTTGCCTTCACAAAACTGGTAATAAAAAGTGTCTGCTGCTTTGTAGAGGATATAAACCCAAATACCCTGTGTTCTGACTTCTCACAAATAGTGTTCTGGTATCTTCAAAATCTGCAAACACTTATTTCTAGGttcctattttttttatatatatatatagtattaAATCAATATAAAGCAGACTCTTCACCATCCTTTTAAATACCTGTCAGGTAACCCAGTCAACTGAAATCTAAAGCAAGGACTGTACCAAGATTTCCCAAAGACTTAGAGGGAAAAAGCTTCCTCCATATTGGACgtaaaaaagaaatccttccagATAATTAAACATACAAATGGCAAGTGCTGTTGTTCTAACAACTAACCTATTTTAGTGAGGTGTTTCCATTCCAGAACAACAAGGGCCATGAATCTGTACTTCCCTCCTAACCTAACTTGGAGTTTTAAATCAGGCAAATTAATAAAAACTGTGGTCTCAGAAATATAACAGGGTTGTTTTCTTCAAAGCAGTATCTGCTGCTTGCTGGACAACTGGAGAGTTAGAGTCTCAAAAGAcacacaaagacagaaaaaaaaggaagagatgcATCAGCTTTGCCAGGCCAGCGTCCTGCCTGTGGCAGCTGACAGCTTAAGAATTGTCTTACACATGGACATACACCTGCAGGTTTGTGCAGCTTTActgctgtttcatttgttttgtcaGTGAGAGGCAGAGGGGGGTATGGAAAAGTATCCGTTTTTACAGAAGATCACAGGATAATTcaagttgaaagggacctcgGAAAACCTCTAGTCCAATCTCCCTCTCAAAGCAGAGTCAGCTATGGGATGAGGTCaggttttcctgtgttttatcCATCCCAGTCTTGAAAATCTCCAACCCTCACAAACTTTTCCGCCAACCTGATGCACTGCTTGACTGTCCCACGGGGAAAAAAGATTCTCCTTCAACACAGTCTGAATCTCTCATTTCAGCTTGTGCCTGTTGTCTCTTGTCTTCCAGCTATCTGTAGAGCTTGGCTAAGTCAATCTTCTTGATGACAGCCTTGTAGGTATTGGAAGGCTGACATGGGACACCTGAAGCCTTCTGCAAACTAAACAAGTCCAGTTTCCTCACTCTCTCTTCACAGGTCATACACTCCAGGCCCCTGATCATCTCATATACTTGAAATTTTCTATTTCATAATTTTCAATCCCATCCCTTTTACTCTCTCCTGACAGATGATCACATTGATTTTGATTAGAGATGCATTTCATAGTTTGCTTTAGTGAATTTAAACACAACAAGTGGTACAAATTCATGATGTAAGACAATCCAATCCCCTGCAACAGCAAAACTGCCGCACTTGATAAAGTTACAATTGCAGTTACCTCCACAgtaaagcaaaaacaaacacactcaGTGACAGCCTGTCTTTGCTGACCAGTTTAACCAGGCTGTCTTCTATTCTGTCACAGTACATGACAAATTGTATCAGTGACCCAAACTCTCTCTTCAAAAACTTCCATTTAAAACCACAGGGTTTGTAAGCAATAAATAGTCCAAGTACACAATGCCCCCTCTGAAGTTTACAGAAGGTAAACAGAACACCAGATTCCATGAGATGAATTTCTGCAACTACTACACAGTTCAAAAATTTCAAACAAGTAAAAGTGCATCAGAAAGCAAAAACATACTTTACTACATCTTTTCTCACATTCTCAAGAAGCCTTTCCTGACTAacattttaactggtcatgAACAGCGGATCTTTAAATGTCAGTaagctttcagaaaaatgaaggaaaaaaaataaaacccttccACAGGCTATTTTACAGCAACTGTTCTCAATTTGTCATTTGTAGAAAGACTGAACTAAGCAATATCACTGCTCTTCAATTTAGCTTTtgttataaaatataaagagaTTTGATGTAAGTTCagcaactttattttctttgaagtcTGTATTTATGCATGTAAATCAGGGGAATGCATACAGATTATATatagaaagaatttaaaaaacatcCACCACCCCCATATGCAACAgaaagctaagaaaaaaaaatcacatggaCTATTATTGCAACCCATGTCACCCTAATAATAACACAACAGGAGACTTTCTGTCACAAGCTATTTGGTTCTGTATGTGAATGTTAGTTAATTTGAGACTGAGTCCTGTTTTCAGTATTGCTGCAACTGCtaaattttcttattaaatttCTTCTCCTATATATGGCACCACAAAAATTTACATGCACATAGACTTGACCTGTTCCACCTGGTGGTATAGATGAATCAATTCCTAGAAAGTTCAGCATAAATTCTGTTCTTCCTGAAAACACCCAACAATTCAGCTGCACAGCTTGTGACATGGCCCATGCCTGGCAACCCAAACCTAGACAAGCACTCCAGAGCTGACATGTAGCCCTTCTCTGGGAACAGGCTGGGCATATCTGGAATGATGAATACACTGGATATTCAGTGATACTACTTTTTTATACAATTAATGCTGAAGCTATTTTGACATATTCATTTTTGTTAGTTATATTAACCAATTACCTTGTCACTGATAATGTAATATAAAAGttttactgaaattatttttatagcattATTTGGATGTTTTCATTGTCCTGGCATTCAGTTATAGAATCAGGACACTGAAAACCCACTCTACAGAAACAGGTAAGAACAAGAACTGTTCTGTAAATCAATTCCTTTAGAGAACCCAAACACTTCTGCTACAATTAAAATCAAAGCTCTACAGATAAAAAGTTTGACCCAACTTTTTATATAGAGCATGTACCTACCACAGCAAACATGTCAATAACACACAGACTTCTCCCTCACATCACTTGGAGTTAACAGGATCAGATAATTACAGGAGCATGCTGAGCTCTCCAGGAATGCAACAGAAAATGAGGTACATAACTCTACATTTCCTAACTCCAACAAATCAGATAGCTTCTGAGAAAAAGCTTTTGGGTAGAAGCAACAATTTCTCCTGTCATATACTTCAACAAAACCAGGGATTTTTCAAACTGgactagcatggccagcacaCATCATCAAATTAGCCCACTTGCTGTAAAGAAATTTTGACTAAATTCATTTTATACGAACAGCTCCTTTCACAACACATACTGTGCAGTGTGGTCTTTGTACCCACAATTTCCATTTTATAGTCTCTGAACTCACAATATGcctgggtgtctgcagagtCACAGTTTTAAGCACTTCACTCCTCCAGCTGTTTGATACAAACACAACTGTACTTGCCTATCTCATGCACTCCAGTGAaggatgttttcttttcttaaatcaGTTTTGTGAACCTATGAAGTGTGATAACTGAAGACAAAACAAATCCCATTGCACGCcttcaaatgaaaaacaaaagaacaatttGGCCATGGAAGTTTGCCACACTGAGACACTGATCAGCTTAGCCATGACACTGCATTCCACTCTACTCCAGAAACCCTCTTTGCTTACTATGGCTGCACAAGCaactaaaagcaaacaaacaaaaacccacagaaaagttttatttctgaagagaGAGTACTTTCCTAAAAGCCAACAGTTTTAACAGACTTTGGTGAAAAGTCGTAAAGTTCACATGTGAAACGGTCGATTAATAGGTACACTAAGTTATATAATCAGATATCTAAGCACACAGTGTACACAAAATAATTATGCTCTCAGCAAATGTACAATGTCTTCCATACCATTTCTGCAAATAGTCCAGTGCTTCCAAGCGAGCACCAATCTCAAATGTGATTCCAGGACGATTTGGAGGCTTTTTACTCATCTTGGTATTTTCTTCTTCACCACCtttgaaggaaagaagagaagtCGCTTTGAAACACATAATGTTGCCTAAAACGTATCACTGACAGCAAATATATTCCAGAGGGTGGAAAAAGATGTGAAATTACGATCCTGACTTTTCATTTAACTTCTTAGTTTACAGAAATATAGTCAAGGCTCAAATAAGACACTGAAAGAACATTCCTGCATAtttgtattcattttttttcctttcataaaaACCCCTGTCATCACCTTAAGTCAAAATatactacaaaaaaaaaaatctggtgcTCATCTTTTGAGCTGTACTACACTGTAATTCCTTCACACCCTTCTGGAGCCAAATTTTAATTTACTTATAGTCAACATGTGTGCTCTCCTCGTATGTGGAAAAGgtaaaaaccaagaaaaacttACCTTACCAAGAACAGATAAACACAGCTTAAGGCACAAGCAAGATGAAAATTAGcacaaacaaaaactaaaaagccaaaaaaagccATCTGCAGCCTTTCTGTGCACTCTGGAGTCGCACTCATGGCACTGAGCAAGTTTCAGGCACCACTGgcttgtaattttattttgtaggtCAGTAactatcaaaaaaaaaaagaaacaaaaagaaaaatcacttctgCGCGCACCCACCGAGGCTACTGCGCTGCCTTTCTGCTATGCCCCCCGTGCCACCCCGAGCCGCTGCTGGGCAGCGCGGGGGTATGCGGGGCCGAAGAGGGgccgggagcggccccgggaCCCCCGCGCTGCAGCGGGGCCGCCCCGGCCGCGCGGGGACACAAAGGGCCGAGCGCCGCGGCCCGGCGGGGGCTCCGCGCCCGGCGCACCCGGGGGAGGCCCCGCCAGACCCCTGGCCGCGGGCGGGGCCCGGCACGGGCAGAGCCGCGGGCGCCGCCCCGCCAGGCCCGGGCGCAGTGCGGGGGACGCCGGAGCCAACCCGCCCGCGCTGCCCCCGCGCTGCCCCCCGCGCTCCGCCCTTACCGCCCGCTCCGCTACGCTACGCTCCGCTCCGCTcgccccgcagccccggcgCGGCTCCCGCGGGGTGTCCGGACCTGCCACCCCTCAGCGACCCATCCTGCCCGCGCCCCGCGCGCGTCACCGCCGCGCGACGCGCCCGCCCCCGACACGTGACCGCGCAGGGGCGGGGGCGAGCGAGACAAAGAGCGGCGGCGGCGCAGGGGATGGGAGTCGGGATGGGGATACCGGGATGGGGACATCGGGCCCGGCACACACCGCTGTGGGGACACCTCGCTGGGGATACACCGGCCCGGGGACACTTGGGATGAGTACACCGTGCCGGCAACACAGATTCTGTGCCAGGGACATCGGGCTACCTGGGGACACCGCCTTGGGGACACTGGGCTGCCCCGGGGACACACTGGGTTGCCTCGGGGGCACCGCCTTGGGGACATGGCCAGGGACACGCTGCCGTGGGGACGGTGCCACACGTCACGGCGTTCCCCGCTGCCATCACGCACCGGCAGTCCCCGTCATAGAAACTGGAGAGCAGAAGGGGCTGTCCACAGGAGGGGAACAAAGAtgctgaagggactggagcatctcttaaAAGGAGaggatgagggagctgggactgctCAACCTCGAGAAGAGGcgactgagaggagacctcatcaatgtctgtcagcatctgaagggagggtgtcaaAATGATGGAATCAGGCTCTTCTCAGCGGTGCCgagcaataggacaagaagcAATAGGCTGAAACTCGTGCACAGGAAATTCTATCTGAATATGAAGAACTTTAGTGTGCAGTGACTGtgcactagaacaggttgcccagagagggtgtggatcaagaactgtctggacacaaccctgtgccatgtgttctgggatgaccctgctggagCAAGGTGTTTGGACCACATGGTCCACTGTGGTGCCTTCCAACCCTgcccattctgtgactctgtgagaGGGGTGAGGTTGGCCATCCAGGTGGCTGCAGGAGTGCCATAGCCAGCAGCTGGTGGCCATAGGACAGCCCTGGCCAGGCATGAGCCACAGCAGCctcatttctgtcttttcctccctcttctgcCCATGAAAGTGGCCTCATCTGACCTACagattttctcacttttattcATCCTAGCCTTCCCCTATACCTCTGGGAGCAGGGGTGAGTTTGAGTGGCTGGGTGGGCCCTTGACTGCTGGTGGGACCAGCTCACCACTGTCCCTGAGGCACCCAGAGTTGTGGTCACTGATCTGTCTGTTTTTCACAGCTGTTAAGCTGTTACTTGCTCCTCCCAGTGCTGAGTATTTGTTCCCTCTCTTGCTGCACATTAAGCTTCAGGGGTTCTGTATGGCTGCTGTCAGCTCttgctgtttgctgtgctgcttaTCACTGTGTTCTGCTCTGCTTGGGAGACCTGTGATAAAGGCAATGACCATGAGCCAAGCCTGGCATTTGGCCCCTGCATTGCTGCCTTCCCAGTGCTTGGGAAACCATCCCATGGAGacattcttcctcttcttctccagaaCAGATGTTTCCAAGCTTATAATGGCAAGGTCAGTATCATCATATTCCCATGGATGTGATCAGGAAAGTAAATGTCAAGTTTCCACCAGCTAATAAATAAGCTTTCCTAGGCATAGTGCATTTTTGGAAACTGCATATTCTGGGTCACAGTGAGCTTGTCAGTCCTCTCCATTGAGTAGCCTTTAAGAATTTTTTCCAGTGTATTGAGTTTGTGTGGCAAGATTTTGGTACTGGGTGGCCACAGGAGAGGCTTCTTTGAGAAACTGACAGAAGCTTCCCTTGGGTCCAACAGAGCCAATCCCTAAGATGGAcccaccactggccaaggctgaacCCATCAGTGACAGTGTTTTGCCTCTGATGGTAAATgatgagtgatctctccctgtccttatcttgacCCAAGAGcctttt includes the following:
- the PHF20L1 gene encoding PHD finger protein 20-like protein 1 isoform X8 gives rise to the protein MSKKPPNRPGITFEIGARLEALDYLQKWYPSRIEKIDYEEGKMLVHFERWSHRYDEWIYWDSNRLRPLERPALRKEGLKDDEEFVDFKPGEEVLARWTDCRYYPAKIEAINKEGTFTVQFYDGVIRCLKRMHIKSMPEDAKGQDWIALVKAAAAAAAKNKAGSKPRTSANSNKDKEDRKWLKVPSKKEETSTSTIMQDVQKKEEEPTSSDTFEVGFPVVDVPKMAFVQAESTLSHKRKSNLGNSFQAKRARLNKITGLLASKAVVADGAEKKEGNKETAPVLEQV